In one Lolium rigidum isolate FL_2022 chromosome 3, APGP_CSIRO_Lrig_0.1, whole genome shotgun sequence genomic region, the following are encoded:
- the LOC124702326 gene encoding aspartic proteinase-like yields the protein MGLRHLFVVTCLWTLSCALLLGASSDGLLRINLSKKRLDSETLSAAKLARQERSDGGSRRYFGVSGDDIVPLDNYLDTQYYGEIGVGTPPQNFTVIFDTGSSNLWVPSAKCYFSVACYLHHKYKSTKSSTYKKNGEACTISYGSGSIAGFFSEDSVLVGDLVVKTQKFIETTHEESPTFIIGKFDGILGLGFPEISVGNAPPIWQSMEEQKLIAKDIFSFWLNRDPDATAGGELVFGGVDKKHYKGEHTYVPVTRKGYWQFEMGDLLIDGQSTGFCTGGCAAIVDSGTSLLAGPTTIVAQVNHAIGAEGIISTECKQVVREYGEMILEMLVAQTRPQKVCSQIGLCVFDGSHSVSNPIESVVEKEKRGSDLLCTACEMAVVWMQNRLRQNQTKELILQYVNQLCERLPSPNGESTVDCHQISKMPNLAFTIANKTFRLTPEQYVVKLEQSGQSICVSGFMAFDVPPPRGPLWILGDVFMGAYHTVFDFGESRIGFAETA from the exons ATGGGGCTGAGGCATCTCTTCGTGGTCACTTGCTTGTGGACCCTCTCGTGTGCCTTGCTTCTTGGCGCTTCCTCCGATGGCTTGCTGAGGATCAACCTGAGCAAGAAGAGGCTGGACAGTGAAACTCTGTCTGCCGCAAAGTTAGCAAGGCAGGAGAGGTCAGATGGTGGATCTCGCCGCTATTTCGGCGTTTCAGGCGATGACATAGTTCCTTTGGACAACTACCTTGACACCCAATACTATGGAGAGATCGGTGTCGGCACACCGCCACAAAACTTCACGGTGATATTTGACACCGGGAGCTCCAACTTGTGGGTTCCGTCGGCGAAATGCTATTTTTCG GTAGCATGCTACTTGCACCATAAGTACAAGTCAACCAAATCAAGCACTTACAAAAAGAATG GAGAAGCTTGCACAATTAGCTATGGCTCTGGGTCAATTGCTGGCTTCTTCAGTGAGGACAGCGTGTTAGTTGGTGACCTTGTTGTAAAAACTCAG AAATTTATCGAGACAACCCATGAAGAAAGTCCTACTTTTATCATCGGAAAGTTTGATGGTATACTTGGGCTTGGATTTCCTGAGATATCTGTGGGAAATGCCCCTCCAATTTG GCAGAGCATGGAAGAGCAGAAACTGATTGCTAAGGACATCTTCTCATTCTGGCTTAACCGTGATCCCGATGCGACCGCGGGAGGTGAGCTCGTCTTTGGGGGAGTAGACAAGAAGCACTACAAGGGGGAACATACATATGTTCCTGTCACTCGCAAAGGCTACTGGCAGTTTGAAATGGGTGATCTTCTTATCGATGGCCAATCAACTGGCTTCTGTACTGGCGGTTGCGCTGCAATTGTTGACTCGGGGACATCACTGCTCGCTGGCCCAACA ACCATAGTGGCCCAAGTCAACCATGCAATTGGAGCTGAGGGTATCATCAGTACAGAATGCAAGCAGGTggtgagagagtatggagagatgATCCTTGAGATGCTCGTAGCACAG ACAAGGCCACAAAAGGTGTGCAGTCAAATTGGTCTCTGCGTGTTTGATGGTAGTCACTCTGTCAG CAACCCAATTGAATCTGTTGTCGAGAAAGAGAAACGGGGTTCTGATCTTCTCTGCACTGCCTGTGAGATGGCTGTTGTCTGGATGCAGAATCGGCTTCGACAAAACCAAACGAAAGAGCTCATCTTGCAGTATGTGAATCAG CTCTGTGAGCGTCTCCCGAGCCCAAATGGAGAATCGACTGTGGATTGCCATCAGATCTCGAAGATGCCTAATCTTGCCTTCACCATAGCTAACAAGACTTTCAGATTGACGCCAGAGCAG TACGTAGTAAAGCTGGAGCAGTCAGGCCAGAGCATTTGCGTCAGCGGGTTCATGGCGTTCGATGTGCCACCCCCTCGTGGCCCGCTCTG GATACTCGGGGACGTCTTCATGGGCGCCTACCACACGGTCTTTGACTTTGGCGAGAGCAGGATTGGGTTCGCCGAAACCGCTTGA